A region from the Pseudomonas promysalinigenes genome encodes:
- a CDS encoding DUF6555 family protein gives MPSPQLYIIDYLLHGAPRSFIIRLEKIDNAEAWHWASCDAGIGIIPKFGREKIRKVSRPMAERYGITDVSWRLSGSKPSQTIGDTSVTG, from the coding sequence ATGCCGAGTCCCCAGCTGTACATTATCGATTACCTGCTGCACGGCGCCCCCCGTAGCTTCATCATCCGGCTCGAGAAAATCGATAACGCCGAGGCTTGGCACTGGGCAAGTTGCGATGCAGGCATCGGCATCATCCCGAAGTTTGGCCGTGAGAAAATCAGGAAGGTGAGCCGACCTATGGCGGAGCGGTACGGAATAACCGACGTGAGTTGGCGGCTATCCGGAAGCAAGCCCAGCCAGACGATCGGCGATACGAGTGTAACCGGTTAA
- a CDS encoding CheR family methyltransferase, whose product MTDQPASPQNPALSPSHLDFPVVGIGASAGGLEAIRTFFQQMPGDCGMAFVVVLHLSPDHQSVADRIIQETTPMPVRQVTEPVPIERNHVYVISPANRLSTNDGYLRVTPANRRRGDHVAIDLFFRDLADVHKDHAFCVVLSGTGADGAVGLSRIKEQGGVTLVQTPDDAQYDSMPRAAIETGLVDLVLPAAEMPQKLMELWRTARQVKLPEIEDDTLPPALGTRAGDPRAAEPLLDEILLQLRNVTGHDFQHYKRATVLRRIERRLHVTGQTDLQGYLRYLEQNSSEAEALLGDMLIGVTNFFRDREAFESLERHVLPQLVSERGDNREIRVWSAGCSTGEEAYSLAMLVCEQLTLEKRDSKVQVFATDLDARAISTARAASYPEAIVTDVPPTRLRQFFVKEDQHYRVRKEVREKVLFARHNLLSDPPFSQIDLIVCRNLLIYLDREIQHDILQMFHYALRSGGYLFLGTSESADVVGDLFTPVDKRNRIFRARDVSAATRSSSRQLPRTNFKGVVQEQQTKAKPERKPSYAEMHHRALARRTPPSLIIDGDGNILHMSEGIGRYLQLAAGEPSRNLLSLVLPSLRLALRTTLFQARQGTEAVTSRPVDLGEGEERQQVEITVQPYKDEFSTGECLLVVFEVRTPDPTLPLPGVIRQTDSMVLHNLERELLRTRLQLQETIEQSEVSSEELTASNEEMQAINEELRSASEELETSKEELQSINEELLTVNYELKNKVEETDKVNDYLSNLIASTDIATVFVDRNLHIRWFTPRATDLFNMLPVDTGRSLLDITHRLDYPALADDAHAVAKGETTIEREIGAQDNHWYLARLLPYRSSEQKIDGTVLTFIDISKNHAAEERVRLGEERLSKQLAESQSSSHMKDEFFAVMSHELKHPLNLIQLNAEILRRLPTIRNMGAASKAVATICEAVTSQARIIDDLLDVARIRTGKLKLKTEPVDLGAVVQGIHAVVMNEKHPCPVRLELPADDSSLMIEGDVTRLEQIIWNLLNNALKFSPPGQEISLVLERHGSHARLLVIDQGVGLSCDDLEHIFDLFSQASPQSSLHGREGLGIGLSLVRQLAEAHGGTVEATSAGLGKGCTFIVRLPLCDYGPQQRIDTPEPVNEGRLQGVTVLLVEDSPEVLEVMQQLLEMEGAEVIAYSDPVKALEAAANAQYDVIISDIGMPGMDGHALIKALRGLAHLQHTPAIALTGYGASADQHRSRQSGFDRHLNKPVGYDELVQAIESLSGSVTY is encoded by the coding sequence ATGACTGATCAACCCGCATCGCCGCAAAACCCCGCCTTGAGCCCCAGCCACTTGGACTTTCCGGTGGTCGGCATTGGCGCCTCGGCGGGTGGCCTGGAGGCCATTCGCACCTTTTTCCAGCAGATGCCAGGCGATTGCGGCATGGCGTTCGTGGTCGTGCTGCATTTATCGCCCGACCATCAGAGCGTGGCAGATCGGATCATTCAGGAAACGACCCCGATGCCGGTGCGCCAGGTCACCGAACCGGTGCCGATCGAACGCAACCACGTCTATGTGATTTCGCCGGCCAACCGCCTTTCCACCAACGACGGCTACCTGCGGGTCACCCCTGCCAACCGTCGGCGTGGCGACCACGTTGCCATTGACCTGTTCTTCCGTGATTTGGCCGATGTTCACAAAGATCACGCTTTCTGCGTAGTTTTGTCAGGCACAGGCGCCGATGGTGCTGTGGGGCTTTCCAGAATCAAGGAACAGGGCGGTGTGACCCTGGTGCAAACCCCTGATGACGCGCAATACGACAGCATGCCTAGGGCAGCGATCGAAACCGGCTTGGTCGACCTGGTCTTGCCGGCCGCCGAAATGCCGCAAAAACTGATGGAGCTGTGGCGTACTGCTCGCCAAGTGAAACTGCCCGAGATCGAAGACGATACCCTGCCACCTGCCCTAGGTACTCGGGCCGGTGATCCTCGAGCCGCAGAACCACTGCTCGACGAGATCCTGCTACAGCTACGCAATGTCACCGGTCATGACTTTCAGCATTACAAACGCGCCACCGTGTTGAGGCGTATCGAGCGCCGTCTTCATGTGACCGGGCAGACCGATCTGCAGGGTTATCTGCGCTATTTGGAGCAAAACAGCAGCGAAGCCGAGGCGTTGCTGGGCGATATGCTGATTGGTGTAACCAACTTCTTCCGCGATCGTGAGGCATTCGAGTCGCTGGAGCGGCATGTACTGCCGCAGTTGGTCAGCGAACGCGGGGACAATCGTGAAATTCGTGTGTGGTCGGCTGGCTGCTCCACGGGTGAAGAAGCCTATAGCCTGGCGATGCTGGTGTGTGAGCAACTGACGCTGGAAAAGCGTGACAGCAAGGTTCAGGTGTTCGCCACCGACCTTGATGCGCGGGCGATCAGCACCGCCCGTGCAGCCTCCTACCCCGAGGCTATCGTCACTGATGTGCCCCCTACTCGTCTTCGGCAGTTCTTCGTCAAGGAGGATCAGCACTACCGCGTGCGCAAGGAAGTCCGCGAGAAGGTGCTGTTCGCCCGCCATAATTTGTTATCCGACCCACCTTTCTCGCAGATCGACTTGATCGTCTGCCGCAACTTGCTGATCTATCTGGACCGCGAGATCCAGCACGACATCCTGCAAATGTTCCACTACGCATTGCGCAGCGGTGGTTACCTGTTCCTTGGAACTTCTGAATCAGCAGATGTGGTGGGCGATCTGTTCACCCCGGTGGACAAGCGCAACCGCATTTTCCGCGCCCGTGACGTCAGCGCGGCTACTCGCAGCAGCAGCCGGCAGCTGCCCAGAACGAATTTCAAAGGTGTGGTTCAGGAGCAACAAACCAAAGCCAAGCCTGAACGCAAGCCGTCGTACGCGGAGATGCACCACCGCGCACTGGCCAGACGCACCCCGCCGAGCCTGATCATCGACGGCGACGGCAACATTCTGCATATGAGCGAAGGCATCGGGCGCTACTTGCAACTGGCCGCTGGCGAGCCGAGCCGCAATTTGCTCTCACTGGTACTGCCTAGCCTGCGCCTGGCGTTGCGCACCACGTTGTTTCAGGCCCGCCAAGGCACAGAAGCCGTTACCTCAAGGCCTGTCGACCTTGGCGAAGGTGAAGAACGCCAGCAAGTGGAAATTACCGTGCAGCCTTACAAGGATGAGTTCAGCACAGGCGAATGCCTGCTGGTGGTTTTCGAGGTGCGTACGCCCGACCCCACGCTGCCGTTGCCCGGTGTGATCCGCCAAACCGACAGCATGGTTCTGCACAACCTGGAGCGTGAACTGCTGCGAACCCGCCTGCAACTGCAAGAAACCATCGAGCAGTCGGAAGTATCGAGCGAGGAGTTGACCGCCTCCAACGAAGAAATGCAGGCGATCAACGAAGAGTTGCGTTCGGCCAGTGAAGAGCTGGAAACCAGCAAAGAAGAACTGCAGTCGATCAACGAAGAGTTGCTGACTGTCAATTACGAACTCAAGAACAAAGTCGAAGAAACCGATAAGGTCAATGACTACTTGAGCAATCTGATTGCCTCTACCGACATCGCCACGGTGTTCGTCGACCGCAACCTGCACATTCGCTGGTTCACGCCGCGAGCCACCGATCTTTTTAACATGCTGCCCGTGGATACCGGGCGCTCGCTACTGGATATCACCCACCGCCTCGACTACCCCGCCCTGGCTGATGACGCCCACGCCGTAGCAAAAGGCGAAACCACCATCGAGCGAGAGATCGGCGCCCAGGATAACCATTGGTATCTAGCCCGTTTGCTGCCCTATCGCTCTAGCGAACAGAAGATCGATGGCACAGTGCTTACCTTCATCGACATCAGCAAGAACCACGCCGCAGAAGAGCGCGTGCGCCTGGGTGAAGAACGGCTTAGCAAGCAGTTGGCTGAATCGCAAAGCTCCAGCCACATGAAAGACGAGTTCTTCGCGGTGATGTCCCATGAGCTCAAACACCCGCTGAACCTGATACAGCTCAATGCCGAAATCCTGCGCCGGCTTCCTACTATCAGGAATATGGGCGCTGCGAGCAAAGCCGTTGCGACCATTTGTGAGGCCGTCACCAGTCAGGCGCGCATTATCGACGACCTGCTCGATGTCGCACGTATCCGCACCGGTAAGCTCAAGCTCAAAACCGAGCCAGTGGACCTTGGCGCGGTGGTTCAAGGCATACATGCAGTGGTCATGAACGAAAAACACCCTTGCCCGGTGCGTCTCGAATTACCTGCTGACGACTCCTCACTGATGATTGAAGGCGATGTTACACGCCTGGAGCAGATCATCTGGAACCTGCTGAACAATGCGCTGAAATTCAGCCCGCCAGGCCAGGAAATCAGCCTTGTACTCGAGCGCCATGGCAGTCACGCGCGTCTGCTGGTGATCGATCAGGGCGTGGGTTTGAGCTGCGATGACCTCGAGCATATTTTCGACCTGTTCAGCCAGGCCTCGCCGCAGTCATCCTTGCATGGTCGCGAAGGCCTCGGTATTGGCTTGTCCCTGGTGCGCCAGCTTGCAGAGGCCCATGGCGGCACCGTCGAGGCAACCTCAGCGGGGCTTGGCAAAGGCTGTACGTTCATTGTCCGCCTGCCATTGTGTGATTATGGCCCGCAACAGCGTATCGATACGCCTGAGCCCGTCAACGAAGGGCGGCTGCAAGGGGTAACGGTGTTGCTGGTCGAGGATTCGCCAGAAGTCCTTGAAGTCATGCAGCAGTTGCTGGAGATGGAGGGCGCCGAGGTGATCGCCTACAGCGACCCGGTGAAGGCGCTGGAAGCGGCCGCCAACGCGCAGTATGACGTGATTATCTCCGACATCGGCATGCCTGGCATGGACGGCCATGCGCTGATCAAGGCCCTGCGCGGCCTTGCTCATCTGCAGCACACACCCGCGATCGCCCTCACCGGCTATGGTGCGAGCGCTGACCAGCACAGGTCGCGACAATCGGGCTTCGATCGCCACTTGAACAAGCCCGTCGGTTATGACGAGTTGGTCCAGGCTATCGAGTCCCTCAGTGGCTCAGTAACCTACTGA